The segment TGGTAACTATTTATGTCGCCCTATGTAATACCATAACATTTAAACTTATCCTGCTATTTTCTTATCGCATCTAGGCCTAGACTCAGACCTGTCCACTCTTCTTGTCTGGTTGGCTAAGAATCGCTCCATCAGGCACTTATCTTTGGGAAAGAATTTCAACAATATCAAATCAAAGTATACAATCTACATTAATTACATGTCAAAAGCAATATTCTATAacattttttcaagtttttgtatttatttatctttacagAAACTTGGCACCAGTGCTGGATAGTCTAGTACATATGATTCAGGAGGAAGAGTCGGTGAGTTtaggtttaatttattttcatttctggCAATCTATTAATAAGTAAGCTACCTCTCTAGCGGGGGACAGTGTCACTTGAGTAAAAATATACCCATAACAATGATATTCTCACGCAGTATTTTGATAATATTCACTCTGACACtacatccaacagatcagtgtgtggatgcaactTTCTCCTGccaaactcagacaagactgaagacatagtctttggcccacagaaacaaagacaaaatgtcagcagtcacctccagtctcactctctaaaaccttcaatcAGGCTTGAAATCTAGGAGTAATAATGGActtagacttgaactttaacagccacatcaaatcaacaacatctgcagctttttaccatctaaaacattgcaaaaatctaaggtatactgtcaaagccagacttggaggGACTTAtccctgcatttgtctccagtaggttggATCCTGACTAGAACTAAGAAGTATGAGTACATGcgtgtattatattatatatttctaattttatACATCTTATAATACTGATATCCAGTTAATTTAAGCATACCCTTGTGGCCTCATGGTATCTAGTCTCTCTCTTACACGTCAATTCATTAGGTGTTTTTATCACTGTCATCTGTAGAGGAGCTGTGACACATTCTGCCCTGGTGCAGGGCCTCACTCTTCCCCCGTAGGATTATAATGGCTAAATTGATGATCCTATTGAACCTCTCTGTGCCAGACTGGTCTCTGGATACTTGTCCTTTATCTGTGTGTGAGCTGGTTATCAGGCTGTGCAAACGCAACCACACAGCGCAAGTTGATGGATTGCTTCAGACGTCTACATGGGTTAAATGAGCCTGTAGATGTTAAGGTATTAAAATAGCATAGGATATTTTCAAGCTTCTCCTCAAGGCgataacaaaacaataataattgtattattttcttcCTATTTTCtcttattatgcaaattttttgtgttaaacacttgaacaaaaaagaaaagctgttcaaaaaacttttattttcataaatatttgaGAATTTCTTGTAATGATCAGTATTGGCAGTAAATATTAATATCTAATTGAAACCTTTGCTCTTATCTCTCTCCCCAGTCCCTCACCTCTCTGTCTCTAGCAGACTCCAAACTCAAAACTGACCTGACTATTGTCCTGAATGCACTGGGCAGCAATACCTCCCTCACCAAGCTGGATATCAGTGGGAATGCCATGGGTGACATGGGAGCCAAGATGTTGGCAAAGGCACTGCAAATCAACTCTAAACTCAGGTTAAAACTTTACAGTATTTTGACATTTCTGCTGtggttaaaacataaaaaatataaatgctcACATTTACCATTCCATTATATGCTACCTGACCTACTCTTTCTGTACAGGACTGTGATCTGGGACAGGAACAACACCAGCCCTCAGGGTCTACAGGATGTGGCGGCTGCTTTGGAAAAGTAAGTTATACTTCCCAAATAtctttttaatatttctttatAGTTAAATTCATAATATTAGTCATAATATCCATTGTTGCAACCTTAGTGTGAGTGGTGTAGCATACAAGACAGTTTGTGCTGAGCATCAGGAAACTTGGAGATGTGTTTCAATATTAAAAGAGTGGAGCAGATCAGAGGAGGACCCAGGAGGCCAAACAACTGACACAGAGGCTATAACAAAGAGAAGCTGAAATGAATAGAGGCGCTGACAAAGGCAGAAGGCACAAACACAGTCTGACTGATATTATTTTTGACGATTTCTATCTGTCACTTTGGTTTGTGGAAAATGACACTAGCATCAAACTGAATTGGTTTCCAGGGCTCATCTGTACATGCACCTTTCTCATCTTCTGTTTATCATATTCAGACTGGAGCATAATCTAGTCTTTATATTGTATTACTCAATAAGCAATTTTCATTTCTCGTGCCActtgtttgtgaatgtgattttgcTTTTGTCACACAGTCAACGTGATGTGTAATTTTATTATTCATAAATTAATTTCTTCTGTAAATTTACATTATTGCTGCTCTCTGTTGTAGTATTGTGATCATATTTGAACAGGTTTCAACATGTACTGTTTATAAAATCAAAACCAGCCTTCAGCACTGTCTCAGACTTCtcataaatatgtattatgtgGAGAGACCTCTATTACAGCCGCTGTAACCTTTGTAAAACATGGACTTAAGAGCTGAGAACAGGGGAAGCTCAAGACGGACAGAATAAGATTGATTTCTAAACGCCTTTTAATCTATGGAATACAATTATAAATGTTTGTGAAATGCAGATGCAGATAATTGGAGGAGGTGTGTTCATTGCAACAATAATGTCCTGGCTTTAATCTTGTAGAAACTTCACAATTCGATTCATGCCCATTCCCATCATCGATGCCTCCCAGGCTTTGAAGGCGAATCCAGAGAAAACAGAGGACGCCTTACTAAAGGTGTGTTACCAGGTCCCTATGTTGTCTATGTTGTCTCGAGCCTTACATATTATGTAGTATGGATTTTGTGGGCCAGAAAGTATGTGCTATGGCAGAGGGAATCAATCTGCATTACCCTTTGaggtttatttatgtgtttttcccCTTTAGATTGAAAATTACTTATACAGGAACCATGAAACCAGAAAATACTTGCAAGAACAGGCCTATCGTCTTCAGCAGGGCATTGTGACCACAACCACACAAACGGTTTGTTTGCAAATATTTGTTAAGGATAACTATACATTAAGCAGCACCAGGTAATTATTGATATTTATTTCATCTAGGTTATTGACAGAATATGTGTAAAGGTTCAAGACCATTTGAACTCTTTGAGAAACTCAGAAGCAGATACAATAGTGGAAGATGTGAAATCCGCTGAAAACCTCATTAAGGATGCAAGAAATTCAAAAACTGTAAGCAAGATTTATTTGGAAAGTGAACCTGCCAACCGAGGTCCCCACACCTTTGCTGTGATTGTTTATTTGCCTTTATCTCTGTAGCTGCTCCCTAACCTGTACCATCTGGGCTTGTCTTCTCGAGAGGAGGTCAACAGCTCTTCAATGGGGCCCATTCAGGAAAAGCTGGAGTCTATGGCCGGAGAGGTCACCACAGTTATGGACCAACAGcttcaagtaaataaatatgagATATTGTTTAGATGGCTTTTATggcacttttattattatttattcacttgtGTCTTGCTAACTAACCTTGCCCAAGGATTACAGTTGGAAATTAGTTTTGGAGCAAGAACTAGCACATTAACagaaatgttcattaatgtgcgcTGCCTctgttgaaataaatataattcagaaacacaaaattcacaGTATAAGGTACATTTTCAGACTGCTCACACCAAGTTCATCTGTTATATACAGACCTTATTGGAGTCTATGGTGGATGCAGCCGAGCGCCTTTGTCCACATGTGATGAAGAGGAGTAACCTTCGTGCAGAGCTGTTGAAAGCTAGTTCATCCAAAATTCTTGTTCCCAAGAGTTTTGTCACTAGAACTCTCTTGGAGCAGTCAGGAGTCGATATTATCAACAAAATCAGGTGAGAAACGTGTATATCGATTAAATCTTAAGTAGTGGTTTTTGGACAATGATTATATCCTCTTCTTTATTTAGTGAGGTAAAGTTGAGTTTGGCATCATTCTTGTCAGATCGTATTGTGGATGAAATTTTAGAAGCACTTTCTACATCACAGCATACACTGGTAAATATATCTTATAATGCAAGTCAAAATTGCATTATATGCTTGAGCTTTTAAACTGTATGCAcagaaaaatgtttaatattgtttttcacAGGCAGACCATCTGGTGCAGAGAGGACGTCCATTGGTGCAGCAGGAGTCCGTGGATCTTGATGTCCCAGAGGAGAAGATCCCTAAACGGGCCTCCACTGAGATTTTGGAGGGGGAAAGACTGGATGACTTGGAGACCTGCATGGTAACAGTTTTATGTCACAATATAAATGGGTAATGATCAATCTGaagggtttttgttttgtttttgaagtgtgatTATCTAATTTtggattttgttgtttaaatatttacttaaacCTCTTGTGCAAATGCAGACTTGATTTCTCTCTTGTATGATTATgcctgttatgttttattttcctttacttttcttttgtacCTACTTTGCTCCTTGGAGACTCTTTGCTGTACCAGTGTAAGTAATTCTGCACTGTTGCTAATTCTTTTCAAATTCACTGCTTTATCACTGGCTCTGCTTaatttactattactattactttgtGCTTGGCAATAGTCACAATCTGACCCAAAGCTAAAAATACACAGCGCAAGCATAGTAATAGTATGAGGCTTATAGCTGCCCATCAGTGCCCTGTGTTATAGGGGTTGTTACTACATATCACTGCTTCTGACTTCAGTTGCCTTGTCTCTTGGTGCATTAACAAGTACCAAATACTAAATAGGATGAGTTTAATTTTTGTTGCATTGTTTCAAATATACTTTTCAGGACAGTAATTTGTTAATAGGATAATGATTTTTGTTCAGATGACTCCCAAATCCAAGAGGAAAAGCATCCACAGTAGAATGCTTCGACCAGTATCCCGTGCCTTTGGTAAATCATAAGTCATGCCTAATGAGTTGATTAAGTCTTTAAATACTTTAAAGCATAGATTGATGGTTAAATTTAACATTACGCTTTGGTTGTTTTTGCAGAGATGGAGTTTGATCTGGACAAAGCCCTGGAGGATGTCCCTGTTCATGTAGAAGACTCAGCAGTCTCTCAGCCCACGCCTGATTCAGCCCCATCCAAACAGGAGCAAAGGTCTTCAGGGGGAATGATGACTCTGCCGtctgaggaagagaagaaaCTACAACACTTCACCAAACTACGGCCACGcagaaacaagaaaacacacTCTAGCAAAGTACCAGTAAGTTCAAACtgtgcaaaaacacacaacacacaacacaatgtaCAGTGTTTGACTTGCCCTAACATTTGCAACTTACAGGCATTCAGCACTACATTATCCCAGGATGGAGAGCAGAATGGGCTCATGGGACGGGTGGATGAAGGCgtggatgagttcttctctaaaaaGGTCTCGAAACTGGACTCAAAGTAAGTACTAACTCTTGTTccagctatttttttttctttaagttttaactttttagttgttttattttttttctaatttcacAAACTCTTCTGTCGTAGACGTTCCTCAAAGAGTTCCGAATCTCATGAcggagagaagaaaaagaagggaGGTTTTCTGAACCTGATCAAGCGGTCGTCCAAAGACAAACCTGACAAACCGGACaaatcagacaaatcagacaaatCAGAGAAGAACCATCCCATTGCTATATCCACCACAACGTCCTCCTCCAGTATTCCAGAAGAGCCCTCCTCACCTAAGGTGGCGCTACGGAGCCCAGCACATGAGCCAAAATCTCGGTACTGactttttgggtttgtttgtgttttttaggaTTTGGcagaaaacaacaatattatGCAGAGCTTCCATATTAAAGAAGAATAATGACAAATTATCTTTGAACAAATCAGTTTAAGTAAGACCTCTGTTTTCCTTCAGGGACACATCGAGTCGTTCTCAGCCCGCAGACTACAGCAGCAGCTCGGACCGATCAGAAGACTTGAGGACCCCAGACTCTATGGATGAGCCATGGGAGGGGTCAGACGGGCGAGGGAGTCCCCAGGGAGGGAAGAGGCATCCTGGGGTGCAGATGATCGGCAGCGGGCTCCTGGCTGAGATGAAGGCCAAACATGAGAGGAGAGTTCATAAGGTAAAAATACTAACTTTGTTCTATTACAAGCTTTTACTACAACTTGAAATGTAAGGGGTTTGTTCCCCCCTACCACAGTACAGACTTTAACACCTGGTTGGCATCTGGTTTGAACTCAACTAGATAATCACAAAGAAGAGTTTAGTGTAATCAGCAATTTACTGACtttgatttgaataaaatgCATAGATCTTTTTAATCATTAAGTCTAGTAatttttctgtataaaattTTAAGTACTGGTTGTAGTGAGCAGTGAAGTAAACAGGTATTCAGATGGAATAGtagttaatttttaattttttttttctttggctgCAGCTGTGAAAGCAGAGCCCGTCATCAGCTTGTCAACAAAATGTATTACTCTTATCATAGACTGCAGTGATGAATTTTAAAGGGAGCTTCCTATATGTATAGTTGGTGTTAGATAAAAACTACAGTAGGTTAGCATTCTCACATTAACATGAAGTATGGTTGATTGTGGCTAAACAGATTCGGTTCAGAACAATAGCCATTCAATTCTTATTATGTGATGACGCCCTCTTCTGGTTGTATAAGGAACAACATGGTAATTTTTTGTGTTAAGTGGTTAGCAGCTGTACTGAATTTATAACTGATCATGTTATTCTTTAAACAGATCATCATCACATGTATTTGAATATTATActacatatttatataaaaacgtATATGCTTTGATCAGGTTTTTCATAATCAAATGCAATCTGTTTGTCTGTTACTTTCCACAGTCTTCCAGCCCAGACAGACCTGAGAGCAATACAGCaggtaacacatttttatcattcttaaatttttacttaatttaGTTGGATAATAcatgttgtaaatgtaaatgacaGTTTTACTTAGTTTGCTTTATTTAAACGatttaaaggtgttttcttatatttttctttgtcaAATAATTTCTGTGTGcaatatggttgctaggtaggtgatgtcataatttccaatcaggaagtcaaatgttaaactaaaaaaaaaattgccaaactgtgttaaatataatgatcttaattttgttttagtgaaatgagtcgCCTGTTATAAAACTTTGATCTTGAGCTCCACTTGGTTACATTCAGTTTGGATATCAACAACTCaatcttatttttgtttacagctAAGCCACAGCCCTCCACTCCTGAAAACCGATCTCCCAGCAGTCCCATGGGTAAACCTGACTTTTCTGCAGCCCCCCTAGAAAAGCCACCTTCTCATGGagaaaacaagcctgaaacggCTCCTCGTGTTCGGGCTGCATCCTCGTCTGGTCCCCCTGGAGGACCCGTTAGTCCTAAACCTCAAGTCCCACCAGGGGCTAAACCTGCTCTGGCTGCACGGCCCACCATCCCACAGAAACCAAGGACAACCAGTACCAGTAAGAGCACTGGTATAAACTGTAGGAAATGTTGATGGCTTTTGTCTtctccaaaatgttttaattcatacatttttattcatgtaaTTTATTAGATGAGAGCCCAGATTCTCCAAGCAGTGCATCTCCCAAAACCAATAATCGACCTTCAACACTAAAAAAAGCCCAGTCAGAAAAGGACAAAGATGGACAGAGCAATAAATGCTCCAAGGAAGGTTGGTTCAAGTTACCTATAATTACTCtgctatgtaagttttctggccACTTGCTGaactccacctgcttgtctcatcgCATTAAATATAACTATCTAGCATTAATTTCATTATGGGTGggttttttgctaaaaataccttcaaaaacaggttgttattattactgtgaaaaaggtcgcctctccacagatctgatctgtaacttgttCTGGTGAtggtacctgcttgtctctatggagatttagtttagcaaagtaaaaacatgcacataGGGGCCCTCCACTAGAAgcgttacacagtgcacattagTTAAATtttcatgataaaaaaaaaagtaagactaAGGGGAAATCTCTTTATTTATCCAAAGCCAATTGTGAcattatctattttttttttatttctagtgAAGGCACCATCAGAGACTGTTCAACTCTCCAGCCAGACTAACTCAGAGGAGCATGGTCCTCTCAAGCCTAAGGAGCTCTCCTCAAATGCCAAGGACAAAGGGGCAAAGAAGCCGGGCTCTGGAGAAGAAGCAGATAATGAAATTATTTTGATCTGACTGAAGGACTTTCACTGTTGGACCTCAGACATTCTTCCAGCAGACAAACACtaattcaattgtttttttcaCCTTTACCAGGGGTTACATGTTAAGACCATAAGCATAAGGTCATGTTTGAGGAGGATTGCCTTTGATATTAACCAACCATTACCTAGTGAACCAAACTGCATAACTGCCATTAGAGCTTCCTTGATTTTactgtgtaaaaatgtcatGCCTCAAATACTATGTTGGAGAttcatttgagcaaaaaatcAGCTTGATACAAGGTTTTGGGAGCAGTTGATGAATCAAAAGGCACACCACACCATATTGTTGTACTaatctaaatataataaatgccTTTCTGCTGTGTTCCAGTAGCTTGCTCCCAGGGACCAACCACATCAGTGTCACAGTACTGTATTTCCATATACTAATGCACTAGACCCCTGTAACAGTCGTTTCTGTATCTAATCTAATCtttgtcaaatttatttatagtgtacagatatttttttctttatcattattattttctgttctTTTGGGTTATTCAACAACCTACCAATATGCAATTCATATTTGTTATAGAAGAACACAGGCTTTGCTGAGCATCTCAGCCCACTTTGTAGTAAGTCATTATTTAATGGACTTTCTTTTGTAGCTAAATATCTGGAGATGGAGGGGCCTAATGACGTGTCTGCTTTGTGAGAACTACAGTGTAAGAACTTAAGCAATATCAAATCATGTAAGGCTTAGCACTGTTACTATCTTTATCACTGTGGACATGACGGCTGAGTTAACAGTGTCATTTTGTCAGTGTATCATGAAAACTAACTTAAAGATTGGTACATGAGCGTACCATTGCAGTTTTCTCACTATTAAAACTTACTGAGTTTAATTCTGTTTAAAAGCATGACACTGAGGGAACTCCAGCCTAAAACCACACTCCACTTTTCCTCTTTGATACTTCAGGGATGTCTTTTGAATACAGAATCAAACTTTTCTCTATGGTCTATTTTCATGAGCTAAAAATCAACAAAGATGTCACTAACTCCTGTATTTTCTCTTGTGATAACCTACAAGCTGCTGCGGTCTGCTCACAGTATTCTATAGCAAATTGGATAAAATCTTGCAGCCTTTTCACTTCTTTAGGAGCAAAGGTCTGACTGTTGCACCTTTAGCTATGCTATGTTCTGAATGTTTTTTCTATGACCTCTTAAATTTAATAATTTGGTGTTTAGTTTGCAAATAGTACTGGTTGTGCAGTTAATCCATTGACAATTGTTCAGTAATGGCATTCATAATGTATTTGAACCAAATGTTCTGGACAATTTGGAATATAACACTtggctgctcctcttctcctccagagGCACAGATTATGTTTCtctcaaaatgatcattttcaGCTTCAGAAAGAGcaccttttttttggtcagtGTTTGAAGTGGAGCCAGTAAAAGCTGCATAGCATTGCATCCTCTTGTGTGTGACTGCATGACggtgtttgtatatatgtgcTTCTTCTGTTGGTCTGTATATGGGCTGTCTGCCATGTGGACATCCCATGTGCCTACCCCAATGTAAGTGCTAATTGTCTCATTGGTATTAAGTACCAAACTTTATGGATTTGTATAATTTCAATTCAAAAAGGAGACCATTGGTCCATGGTTGTTTTCTCTttattgtgtatattgtgtttatAAATTCTGAAATTAATTACCTGTATGTTTTGTTGGTGAATTCAGTTATTAATGTATTGTTGCTTTTGTTGAGTAAATACtgctaatgttgttttgtttttccttgagtGGAAAAAATGTGTTGCTCATGATGAGTCTcaatgagttttattttgtcttagaCTAATGTTCCACTAAGTCACACTGCTGTTCACATCTTTTGTGCAAAtcgtattaattattattaaattacttTTACAAGCTTTAAACTGTGTATTGATCTTCTAATGTCACAAGTGACATGTTGTAACCACTAGAGGGCATATTTTCTGGTCTGTATGACAGGCTGGTTTTCCCCGGGGGCGGGGTTTACACAGTGACAACATATGTGCGCCTCAGACACTGTCAGTTTGACAAATTCTCCGCAGGTGTTCATGTGTCAGACTTGAACCGTCAAACAGACACGCACAATGGACTCTGGCTTTGATAACCTAGATGCTGCTGGTTTTCTGGAAATCTGGCAACACTTTGATGCTGATGGTGAGGACATTTcccatataaaaacacatgaaaaatattggTATTTAAGAACATTTCATattattttggctttaaattaaatatagtaTTGAGgccaaattgtatttttatttccactttattgttttatttatttcagataATGGCTATATTGAAGGCAAAGAGCTTGATGAGTTTTTCCGTCATATGATGAAGAGACTGGGTCCACAGGTAAGTTGAtatataattaatatttttcaagtttcaagtgATTAAATATTCtttctttattcatttattgttcTGGTTGCGTTGTTTTGGACTGAGAAACTTAAAAGGATGTGCCTTTGCTTATATGGTGCACCCTGCATGTTGGGTGGAGACTGGGTTGATGTTGCCTGTCTAACGGAGAAGGCTGAAGCCTGACTGTAAAGAGGGAGGCAAAAGCTCTTAATCTGGTTACATATTGACCATACACATGATAAACATCTGTAGATGTGTCTGCTAATGGTAAGGATGCATGTTGTGTTTGAGCACTTTGTGGGCAATTACACCTGGAGCAATACTATTAGTGAAGTGTTTCTGCTCCCTGGTTTACTGATGTGGCTTTTATCAAGCACACCAGGCTATAGACCCCCTGTTGCATCAATGGATAATCACGTAATTTCTGATCCACTTGtttagtaaatatgtttttaatgccTTGTTCGTGACCATTTTATCTTTGAATATACTTCCTCAGATTAGATGGATGATGATTTTAATAATCCTGTACCAGTGGTTAATCAATGGCTCttttcaattaaataaatacaaagctTTGCTTAACATGGGtacattaaattatattttaactcAGTCATCAGAGTTCATGTATTTTACATCAAGCCTTTGTTTTAATTGGTTATCGTTTgctgtgttattattgttcatttttaaGTTTGATGCATTGTGTGTCTAAGATAAGGTTTAAATGTCTTGAATCAATCTCTGGGCTGCACAGAAAACAGTGTCTTTGGATAATTAGCTCTGCTATGAAACCGGACAGTCTGCAGCCACAGCCACATGTCATGTTATAAAAATTGACTCTGCTCT is part of the Periophthalmus magnuspinnatus isolate fPerMag1 chromosome 16, fPerMag1.2.pri, whole genome shotgun sequence genome and harbors:
- the LOC117383408 gene encoding F-actin-uncapping protein LRRC16A-like isoform X2 gives rise to the protein MAEEVSEVPKELVDSVRDAVGRKVKLSLRRRVKLEIKGDKTENRVLALASHRVYLLTARIPAKVEHSLNYLEIQGIACNKPTQLSIEYDRGSFSLKLLSTEEVNEVVAHIGICMQRICPGLPPPKVMKKLSMEPPDRLTSLQTQWENHKPAEPGPCGGFSQMYRCVCDWLGLPYREEVQWDVDTIYLTQDSRELNLQDFNHLENRDLVAIIAVLEFNQWFTKLSTKDCKLSADVCEEILRVVSRSSRLEELVLDNAGLKTDFAQKLAAALASNPSSGLTTINLANNPLEDRGISSLGAQFAKLQMGLKHLNFSKTSLSPKGVNSLCQSLSANPSIPGSLLHLDLSGNMLRGDDMQHFYHFLAQPNSLSTLDLSNTDCSLDQVCSALLRGSTQHLSVLNMSKGVFPHRKGKEVPPSFKHFFSSAMSLSFVNVSGTKLPPEALKALLLGLASNVNVKDVSLDLSCCELRSGGSQILESCIAEIPNIYSLDISDNGLDSDLSTLLVWLAKNRSIRHLSLGKNFNNIKSKNLAPVLDSLVHMIQEEESSLTSLSLADSKLKTDLTIVLNALGSNTSLTKLDISGNAMGDMGAKMLAKALQINSKLRTVIWDRNNTSPQGLQDVAAALEKNFTIRFMPIPIIDASQALKANPEKTEDALLKIENYLYRNHETRKYLQEQAYRLQQGIVTTTTQTVIDRICVKVQDHLNSLRNSEADTIVEDVKSAENLIKDARNSKTLLPNLYHLGLSSREEVNSSSMGPIQEKLESMAGEVTTVMDQQLQTLLESMVDAAERLCPHVMKRSNLRAELLKASSSKILVPKSFVTRTLLEQSGVDIINKISEVKLSLASFLSDRIVDEILEALSTSQHTLADHLVQRGRPLVQQESVDLDVPEEKIPKRASTEILEGERLDDLETCMMTPKSKRKSIHSRMLRPVSRAFEMEFDLDKALEDVPVHVEDSAVSQPTPDSAPSKQEQRSSGGMMTLPSEEEKKLQHFTKLRPRRNKKTHSSKAFSTTLSQDGEQNGLMGRVDEGVDEFFSKKVSKLDSKRSSKSSESHDGEKKKKGGFLNLIKRSSKDKPDKPDKSDKSDKSEKNHPIAISTTTSSSSIPEEPSSPKVALRSPAHEPKSRDTSSRSQPADYSSSSDRSEDLRTPDSMDEPWEGSDGRGSPQGGKRHPGVQMIGSGLLAEMKAKHERRVHKSSSPDRPESNTAAKPQPSTPENRSPSSPMGKPDFSAAPLEKPPSHGENKPETAPRVRAASSSGPPGGPVSPKPQVPPGAKPALAARPTIPQKPRTTSTSKSTDESPDSPSSASPKTNNRPSTLKKAQSEKDKDGQSNKCSKEVKAPSETVQLSSQTNSEEHGPLKPKELSSNAKDKGAKKPGSGEEADNEIILI